In the genome of Kitasatospora cathayae, one region contains:
- a CDS encoding response regulator: MIRTLVVDDDFRVSAIHSAYVRRVDGFEVVGQAGSVAAATAAVRELRPDLLLLDLYLPDGSGLDLLRRLVAEETGPRPDALMITAASDVASVRSAMQLGATGYLVKPFGFAALEERLGAYRELRDRVDALEPGADTAQAEVDALFSAARPSTLPTVSAKGHSAPTLALILAALRGAGCDLSAAQVGQQTGVSRATAQRYLSYLVRERLVRLELKYGTTGRPEHRYRTT; encoded by the coding sequence GTGATCAGGACACTGGTGGTCGACGACGACTTCCGGGTGAGCGCCATCCACTCCGCCTACGTGCGCCGGGTGGACGGCTTCGAGGTGGTCGGCCAGGCCGGCTCGGTGGCGGCTGCCACGGCCGCCGTCCGGGAGTTGCGCCCCGACCTGCTACTGCTCGACCTCTACCTGCCCGACGGCAGCGGCCTCGACCTGCTGCGCCGACTGGTGGCCGAGGAGACCGGGCCGAGGCCCGACGCTCTGATGATCACCGCGGCCAGCGACGTCGCCTCGGTCCGCTCCGCGATGCAGCTCGGCGCCACCGGCTACCTGGTCAAGCCGTTCGGCTTCGCCGCCCTGGAGGAGCGCCTCGGCGCCTACCGGGAGCTGCGCGACCGGGTGGACGCCCTCGAACCCGGTGCGGACACGGCCCAGGCCGAGGTCGACGCGCTGTTCAGCGCCGCTCGCCCCAGCACGCTGCCCACCGTGTCCGCCAAGGGACATTCGGCGCCCACACTCGCACTGATCCTGGCCGCACTGCGCGGCGCTGGCTGCGACCTCTCCGCAGCCCAGGTCGGCCAGCAGACCGGGGTGTCCCGCGCCACCGCGCAGCGCTACCTCTCGTACCTGGTCCGGGAGCGGCTGGTGCGGCTGGAGCTCAAGTACGGCACCACCGGCCGCCCGGAGCACCGTTACCGGACGACCTGA